In Arachis stenosperma cultivar V10309 chromosome 1, arast.V10309.gnm1.PFL2, whole genome shotgun sequence, one DNA window encodes the following:
- the LOC130967423 gene encoding peroxisomal membrane protein PEX14-like isoform X2, with protein sequence MATQSPTQNQNQGAESAEPAANVDQQGATEEPVKQSSTPLVFVNSEPMREEQVQNAVKFLSHPKVKGSPVMYRRSFLERKGLTKEEIDEAFRRVPDSAPTVQTGGVTHYTVLKLLYDGQVKSSSNIQQQAQPQALQPGLPASAGVNTSSATLSRSRFHWSHALVAIGVLAASGAGTVIVVKNSILPRLKSWIRKVVIEEDDEELKKLNRKPTLVEEAAEAAKSAAAAAADVAKASQDMLISKEEEKKLFVEVVSLLDKQVQEMKSMTNALRRIEAQEDLRVTQTNTKQLIVNGKADYDLHSVRSTSPPVSYEPPSSLHPKSYMEIMNMVQRGEKPSNTRPWEVSQVQNSSTQVPYAQGNGEYLNSKVQDSTQSNGDGDDALPWWQRRNARIREIGNEAEYNGNGSSYGAASNQPPPQRTWVPPQPPPIAMAEAAEAIRRPKPAAQKDQMSDTQSVGNSSDVSDEVTRIPRRSESEGAVEGGSSSSIPSTVEIQEDQELRRE encoded by the exons ATGGCTACCCAGTCTCCcactcaaaatcaaaatcaag GTGCTGAAAGTGCGGAACCAGCAGCAAATGTGGATCAGCAGGGTGCCACAGAGGAACCTGTCAAACAGAGCTCCACGCCTTTGGTTTTTGTAAACTCGGAGCCGATGAGGGAAGAACAAGTTCAGAATGCTGTGAAATTTCTGTCACACCCCAAAGTTAAAGGCTCTCCTGTTATGTACAGGCGATCCTTTTTGGAAAGGAAGGGCCTTACCAAGGAGGAGATAGATGAAGCCTTTCGGCGTGTGCCA GATTCAGCTCCGACTGTGCAGACAGGTGGTGTCACTCATTATACCGTGTTGAAGTTACTATATg ATGGACAAGTAAAATCTTCATCGAACATTCAACAACAGGCCCAACCACAAGCTTTGCAACCTGGTCTACCTGCCTCTGCTGGAGTTAATACTTCATCAGCAACCTTGTCCCGCTCCAGATTTCACTGGTCCCATGCCCTTGTTGCAATTGGAGTATTGGCTGCTTCAGGTGCTGGAACAGTGATAGTAGTTAAG AATTCCATTCTTCCTCGCTTGAAATCCTGGATACGCAAAGTTGTcatagaagaagatgatgaagaattaaagaaattaaacaGAAAACCGACGCTGGTGGAGGAAGCTGCAGAAGCTGCAAAGTCTGCTGCAGCTGCAGCTGCAGATGTGGCAAAAGCTAGCCAAGATATGCTGATTTCAAAAGAGGAAG AGAAAAAACTCTTTGTGGAAGTTGTGAGTCTTTTAGATAAGCAAGTACAGGAAATGAAGTCAATGACTAATGCCTTAAGACGAATAGAAG CGCAAGAAGATCTCCGAGTCACTCAAACTAATACAAAG CAACTGATTGTCAATGGCAAGGCTGATTATGACTTGCATTCAG TGAGATCTACATCCCCACCTGTATCATACGAACCACCAAGTTCTCTTCATCCAAAGTCATATATGGAGATAATGAACATGGTTCAGAGAGGGGAGAAGCCTTCAAACACTAGG CCTTGGGAGGTTAGTCAGGTTCAAAACTCGTCTACCCAGGTGCCTTATGCTCAGGGAAATGGAGAATACTTGAATTCAAAGGTCCAAGATTCCACTCAATCCAATGGTGACGGTGATGATGCGCTACCCTGGTGGCAGAGGAGAAATGCTAGAATCAGAGAAATTGGTAATGAAGCTGAATATAATGGAAATGGATCAAGTTATGGTGCTGCATCCAATCAGCCACCACCCCAACGCACATGGGTTCCCCCTCAACCTCCCCCCATAGCAATGGCAGAGGCTGCAGAAGCAATCAGGCGCCCGAAGCCAGCGGCCCAAAAGGATCAGATGTCGGATACTCAATCTGTAGGTAATTCTTCAGATGTCTCTGATGAGGTTACTAGGATCCCAAGGCGATCAGAATCTGAAGGTGCGGTCGAGGGTGGCAGCAGCAGCTCGATTCCCAGCACAGTTGAGATACAAGAAGACCAAGAACTCAGACGGGAATAG
- the LOC130967423 gene encoding peroxisomal membrane protein PEX14-like isoform X5: protein MATQSPTQNQNQGAESAEPAANVDQQGATEEPVKQSSTPLVFVNSEPMREEQVQNAVKFLSHPKVKGSPVMYRRSFLERKGLTKEEIDEAFRRVPDSAPTVQTGGVTHYTVLKLLYDGQVKSSSNIQQQAQPQALQPGLPASAGVNTSSATLSRSRFHWSHALVAIGVLAASGAGTVIVVKNSILPRLKSWIRKVVIEEDDEELKKLNRKPTLVEEAAEAAKSAAAAAADVAKASQDMLISKEEEKKLFVEVVSLLDKQVQEMKSMTNALRRIEVRSTSPPVSYEPPSSLHPKSYMEIMNMVQRGEKPSNTRPWEVSQVQNSSTQVPYAQGNGEYLNSKVQDSTQSNGDGDDALPWWQRRNARIREIGNEAEYNGNGSSYGAASNQPPPQRTWVPPQPPPIAMAEAAEAIRRPKPAAQKDQMSDTQSVGNSSDVSDEVTRIPRRSESEGAVEGGSSSSIPSTVEIQEDQELRRE, encoded by the exons ATGGCTACCCAGTCTCCcactcaaaatcaaaatcaag GTGCTGAAAGTGCGGAACCAGCAGCAAATGTGGATCAGCAGGGTGCCACAGAGGAACCTGTCAAACAGAGCTCCACGCCTTTGGTTTTTGTAAACTCGGAGCCGATGAGGGAAGAACAAGTTCAGAATGCTGTGAAATTTCTGTCACACCCCAAAGTTAAAGGCTCTCCTGTTATGTACAGGCGATCCTTTTTGGAAAGGAAGGGCCTTACCAAGGAGGAGATAGATGAAGCCTTTCGGCGTGTGCCA GATTCAGCTCCGACTGTGCAGACAGGTGGTGTCACTCATTATACCGTGTTGAAGTTACTATATg ATGGACAAGTAAAATCTTCATCGAACATTCAACAACAGGCCCAACCACAAGCTTTGCAACCTGGTCTACCTGCCTCTGCTGGAGTTAATACTTCATCAGCAACCTTGTCCCGCTCCAGATTTCACTGGTCCCATGCCCTTGTTGCAATTGGAGTATTGGCTGCTTCAGGTGCTGGAACAGTGATAGTAGTTAAG AATTCCATTCTTCCTCGCTTGAAATCCTGGATACGCAAAGTTGTcatagaagaagatgatgaagaattaaagaaattaaacaGAAAACCGACGCTGGTGGAGGAAGCTGCAGAAGCTGCAAAGTCTGCTGCAGCTGCAGCTGCAGATGTGGCAAAAGCTAGCCAAGATATGCTGATTTCAAAAGAGGAAG AGAAAAAACTCTTTGTGGAAGTTGTGAGTCTTTTAGATAAGCAAGTACAGGAAATGAAGTCAATGACTAATGCCTTAAGACGAATAGAAG TGAGATCTACATCCCCACCTGTATCATACGAACCACCAAGTTCTCTTCATCCAAAGTCATATATGGAGATAATGAACATGGTTCAGAGAGGGGAGAAGCCTTCAAACACTAGG CCTTGGGAGGTTAGTCAGGTTCAAAACTCGTCTACCCAGGTGCCTTATGCTCAGGGAAATGGAGAATACTTGAATTCAAAGGTCCAAGATTCCACTCAATCCAATGGTGACGGTGATGATGCGCTACCCTGGTGGCAGAGGAGAAATGCTAGAATCAGAGAAATTGGTAATGAAGCTGAATATAATGGAAATGGATCAAGTTATGGTGCTGCATCCAATCAGCCACCACCCCAACGCACATGGGTTCCCCCTCAACCTCCCCCCATAGCAATGGCAGAGGCTGCAGAAGCAATCAGGCGCCCGAAGCCAGCGGCCCAAAAGGATCAGATGTCGGATACTCAATCTGTAGGTAATTCTTCAGATGTCTCTGATGAGGTTACTAGGATCCCAAGGCGATCAGAATCTGAAGGTGCGGTCGAGGGTGGCAGCAGCAGCTCGATTCCCAGCACAGTTGAGATACAAGAAGACCAAGAACTCAGACGGGAATAG
- the LOC130967423 gene encoding peroxisomal membrane protein PEX14-like isoform X4, translated as MATQSPTQNQNQGAESAEPAANVDQQGATEEPVKQSSTPLVFVNSEPMREEQVQNAVKFLSHPKVKGSPVMYRRSFLERKGLTKEEIDEAFRRVPDSAPTVQTDGQVKSSSNIQQQAQPQALQPGLPASAGVNTSSATLSRSRFHWSHALVAIGVLAASGAGTVIVVKNSILPRLKSWIRKVVIEEDDEELKKLNRKPTLVEEAAEAAKSAAAAAADVAKASQDMLISKEEEKKLFVEVVSLLDKQVQEMKSMTNALRRIEATDGEYFLLAQEDLRVTQTNTKQLIVNGKADYDLHSVRSTSPPVSYEPPSSLHPKSYMEIMNMVQRGEKPSNTRPWEVSQVQNSSTQVPYAQGNGEYLNSKVQDSTQSNGDGDDALPWWQRRNARIREIGNEAEYNGNGSSYGAASNQPPPQRTWVPPQPPPIAMAEAAEAIRRPKPAAQKDQMSDTQSVGNSSDVSDEVTRIPRRSESEGAVEGGSSSSIPSTVEIQEDQELRRE; from the exons ATGGCTACCCAGTCTCCcactcaaaatcaaaatcaag GTGCTGAAAGTGCGGAACCAGCAGCAAATGTGGATCAGCAGGGTGCCACAGAGGAACCTGTCAAACAGAGCTCCACGCCTTTGGTTTTTGTAAACTCGGAGCCGATGAGGGAAGAACAAGTTCAGAATGCTGTGAAATTTCTGTCACACCCCAAAGTTAAAGGCTCTCCTGTTATGTACAGGCGATCCTTTTTGGAAAGGAAGGGCCTTACCAAGGAGGAGATAGATGAAGCCTTTCGGCGTGTGCCA GATTCAGCTCCGACTGTGCAGACAG ATGGACAAGTAAAATCTTCATCGAACATTCAACAACAGGCCCAACCACAAGCTTTGCAACCTGGTCTACCTGCCTCTGCTGGAGTTAATACTTCATCAGCAACCTTGTCCCGCTCCAGATTTCACTGGTCCCATGCCCTTGTTGCAATTGGAGTATTGGCTGCTTCAGGTGCTGGAACAGTGATAGTAGTTAAG AATTCCATTCTTCCTCGCTTGAAATCCTGGATACGCAAAGTTGTcatagaagaagatgatgaagaattaaagaaattaaacaGAAAACCGACGCTGGTGGAGGAAGCTGCAGAAGCTGCAAAGTCTGCTGCAGCTGCAGCTGCAGATGTGGCAAAAGCTAGCCAAGATATGCTGATTTCAAAAGAGGAAG AGAAAAAACTCTTTGTGGAAGTTGTGAGTCTTTTAGATAAGCAAGTACAGGAAATGAAGTCAATGACTAATGCCTTAAGACGAATAGAAG CTACTGATGGGGAATATTTCCTTTTAGCGCAAGAAGATCTCCGAGTCACTCAAACTAATACAAAG CAACTGATTGTCAATGGCAAGGCTGATTATGACTTGCATTCAG TGAGATCTACATCCCCACCTGTATCATACGAACCACCAAGTTCTCTTCATCCAAAGTCATATATGGAGATAATGAACATGGTTCAGAGAGGGGAGAAGCCTTCAAACACTAGG CCTTGGGAGGTTAGTCAGGTTCAAAACTCGTCTACCCAGGTGCCTTATGCTCAGGGAAATGGAGAATACTTGAATTCAAAGGTCCAAGATTCCACTCAATCCAATGGTGACGGTGATGATGCGCTACCCTGGTGGCAGAGGAGAAATGCTAGAATCAGAGAAATTGGTAATGAAGCTGAATATAATGGAAATGGATCAAGTTATGGTGCTGCATCCAATCAGCCACCACCCCAACGCACATGGGTTCCCCCTCAACCTCCCCCCATAGCAATGGCAGAGGCTGCAGAAGCAATCAGGCGCCCGAAGCCAGCGGCCCAAAAGGATCAGATGTCGGATACTCAATCTGTAGGTAATTCTTCAGATGTCTCTGATGAGGTTACTAGGATCCCAAGGCGATCAGAATCTGAAGGTGCGGTCGAGGGTGGCAGCAGCAGCTCGATTCCCAGCACAGTTGAGATACAAGAAGACCAAGAACTCAGACGGGAATAG
- the LOC130967423 gene encoding peroxisomal membrane protein PEX14-like isoform X3: MATQSPTQNQNQGAESAEPAANVDQQGATEEPVKQSSTPLVFVNSEPMREEQVQNAVKFLSHPKVKGSPVMYRRSFLERKGLTKEEIDEAFRRVPDSAPTVQTGGVTHYTVLKLLYDGQVKSSSNIQQQAQPQALQPGLPASAGVNTSSATLSRSRFHWSHALVAIGVLAASGAGTVIVVKNSILPRLKSWIRKVVIEEDDEELKKLNRKPTLVEEAAEAAKSAAAAAADVAKASQDMLISKEEEKKLFVEVVSLLDKQVQEMKSMTNALRRIEDLRVTQTNTKQLIVNGKADYDLHSVRSTSPPVSYEPPSSLHPKSYMEIMNMVQRGEKPSNTRPWEVSQVQNSSTQVPYAQGNGEYLNSKVQDSTQSNGDGDDALPWWQRRNARIREIGNEAEYNGNGSSYGAASNQPPPQRTWVPPQPPPIAMAEAAEAIRRPKPAAQKDQMSDTQSVGNSSDVSDEVTRIPRRSESEGAVEGGSSSSIPSTVEIQEDQELRRE; the protein is encoded by the exons ATGGCTACCCAGTCTCCcactcaaaatcaaaatcaag GTGCTGAAAGTGCGGAACCAGCAGCAAATGTGGATCAGCAGGGTGCCACAGAGGAACCTGTCAAACAGAGCTCCACGCCTTTGGTTTTTGTAAACTCGGAGCCGATGAGGGAAGAACAAGTTCAGAATGCTGTGAAATTTCTGTCACACCCCAAAGTTAAAGGCTCTCCTGTTATGTACAGGCGATCCTTTTTGGAAAGGAAGGGCCTTACCAAGGAGGAGATAGATGAAGCCTTTCGGCGTGTGCCA GATTCAGCTCCGACTGTGCAGACAGGTGGTGTCACTCATTATACCGTGTTGAAGTTACTATATg ATGGACAAGTAAAATCTTCATCGAACATTCAACAACAGGCCCAACCACAAGCTTTGCAACCTGGTCTACCTGCCTCTGCTGGAGTTAATACTTCATCAGCAACCTTGTCCCGCTCCAGATTTCACTGGTCCCATGCCCTTGTTGCAATTGGAGTATTGGCTGCTTCAGGTGCTGGAACAGTGATAGTAGTTAAG AATTCCATTCTTCCTCGCTTGAAATCCTGGATACGCAAAGTTGTcatagaagaagatgatgaagaattaaagaaattaaacaGAAAACCGACGCTGGTGGAGGAAGCTGCAGAAGCTGCAAAGTCTGCTGCAGCTGCAGCTGCAGATGTGGCAAAAGCTAGCCAAGATATGCTGATTTCAAAAGAGGAAG AGAAAAAACTCTTTGTGGAAGTTGTGAGTCTTTTAGATAAGCAAGTACAGGAAATGAAGTCAATGACTAATGCCTTAAGACGAATAGAAG ATCTCCGAGTCACTCAAACTAATACAAAG CAACTGATTGTCAATGGCAAGGCTGATTATGACTTGCATTCAG TGAGATCTACATCCCCACCTGTATCATACGAACCACCAAGTTCTCTTCATCCAAAGTCATATATGGAGATAATGAACATGGTTCAGAGAGGGGAGAAGCCTTCAAACACTAGG CCTTGGGAGGTTAGTCAGGTTCAAAACTCGTCTACCCAGGTGCCTTATGCTCAGGGAAATGGAGAATACTTGAATTCAAAGGTCCAAGATTCCACTCAATCCAATGGTGACGGTGATGATGCGCTACCCTGGTGGCAGAGGAGAAATGCTAGAATCAGAGAAATTGGTAATGAAGCTGAATATAATGGAAATGGATCAAGTTATGGTGCTGCATCCAATCAGCCACCACCCCAACGCACATGGGTTCCCCCTCAACCTCCCCCCATAGCAATGGCAGAGGCTGCAGAAGCAATCAGGCGCCCGAAGCCAGCGGCCCAAAAGGATCAGATGTCGGATACTCAATCTGTAGGTAATTCTTCAGATGTCTCTGATGAGGTTACTAGGATCCCAAGGCGATCAGAATCTGAAGGTGCGGTCGAGGGTGGCAGCAGCAGCTCGATTCCCAGCACAGTTGAGATACAAGAAGACCAAGAACTCAGACGGGAATAG
- the LOC130967423 gene encoding peroxisomal membrane protein PEX14-like isoform X1 — translation MATQSPTQNQNQGAESAEPAANVDQQGATEEPVKQSSTPLVFVNSEPMREEQVQNAVKFLSHPKVKGSPVMYRRSFLERKGLTKEEIDEAFRRVPDSAPTVQTGGVTHYTVLKLLYDGQVKSSSNIQQQAQPQALQPGLPASAGVNTSSATLSRSRFHWSHALVAIGVLAASGAGTVIVVKNSILPRLKSWIRKVVIEEDDEELKKLNRKPTLVEEAAEAAKSAAAAAADVAKASQDMLISKEEEKKLFVEVVSLLDKQVQEMKSMTNALRRIEATDGEYFLLAQEDLRVTQTNTKQLIVNGKADYDLHSVRSTSPPVSYEPPSSLHPKSYMEIMNMVQRGEKPSNTRPWEVSQVQNSSTQVPYAQGNGEYLNSKVQDSTQSNGDGDDALPWWQRRNARIREIGNEAEYNGNGSSYGAASNQPPPQRTWVPPQPPPIAMAEAAEAIRRPKPAAQKDQMSDTQSVGNSSDVSDEVTRIPRRSESEGAVEGGSSSSIPSTVEIQEDQELRRE, via the exons ATGGCTACCCAGTCTCCcactcaaaatcaaaatcaag GTGCTGAAAGTGCGGAACCAGCAGCAAATGTGGATCAGCAGGGTGCCACAGAGGAACCTGTCAAACAGAGCTCCACGCCTTTGGTTTTTGTAAACTCGGAGCCGATGAGGGAAGAACAAGTTCAGAATGCTGTGAAATTTCTGTCACACCCCAAAGTTAAAGGCTCTCCTGTTATGTACAGGCGATCCTTTTTGGAAAGGAAGGGCCTTACCAAGGAGGAGATAGATGAAGCCTTTCGGCGTGTGCCA GATTCAGCTCCGACTGTGCAGACAGGTGGTGTCACTCATTATACCGTGTTGAAGTTACTATATg ATGGACAAGTAAAATCTTCATCGAACATTCAACAACAGGCCCAACCACAAGCTTTGCAACCTGGTCTACCTGCCTCTGCTGGAGTTAATACTTCATCAGCAACCTTGTCCCGCTCCAGATTTCACTGGTCCCATGCCCTTGTTGCAATTGGAGTATTGGCTGCTTCAGGTGCTGGAACAGTGATAGTAGTTAAG AATTCCATTCTTCCTCGCTTGAAATCCTGGATACGCAAAGTTGTcatagaagaagatgatgaagaattaaagaaattaaacaGAAAACCGACGCTGGTGGAGGAAGCTGCAGAAGCTGCAAAGTCTGCTGCAGCTGCAGCTGCAGATGTGGCAAAAGCTAGCCAAGATATGCTGATTTCAAAAGAGGAAG AGAAAAAACTCTTTGTGGAAGTTGTGAGTCTTTTAGATAAGCAAGTACAGGAAATGAAGTCAATGACTAATGCCTTAAGACGAATAGAAG CTACTGATGGGGAATATTTCCTTTTAGCGCAAGAAGATCTCCGAGTCACTCAAACTAATACAAAG CAACTGATTGTCAATGGCAAGGCTGATTATGACTTGCATTCAG TGAGATCTACATCCCCACCTGTATCATACGAACCACCAAGTTCTCTTCATCCAAAGTCATATATGGAGATAATGAACATGGTTCAGAGAGGGGAGAAGCCTTCAAACACTAGG CCTTGGGAGGTTAGTCAGGTTCAAAACTCGTCTACCCAGGTGCCTTATGCTCAGGGAAATGGAGAATACTTGAATTCAAAGGTCCAAGATTCCACTCAATCCAATGGTGACGGTGATGATGCGCTACCCTGGTGGCAGAGGAGAAATGCTAGAATCAGAGAAATTGGTAATGAAGCTGAATATAATGGAAATGGATCAAGTTATGGTGCTGCATCCAATCAGCCACCACCCCAACGCACATGGGTTCCCCCTCAACCTCCCCCCATAGCAATGGCAGAGGCTGCAGAAGCAATCAGGCGCCCGAAGCCAGCGGCCCAAAAGGATCAGATGTCGGATACTCAATCTGTAGGTAATTCTTCAGATGTCTCTGATGAGGTTACTAGGATCCCAAGGCGATCAGAATCTGAAGGTGCGGTCGAGGGTGGCAGCAGCAGCTCGATTCCCAGCACAGTTGAGATACAAGAAGACCAAGAACTCAGACGGGAATAG